The genomic stretch GGGACGATTACTCGCGTCCCAAATACTCGCTGCTACGAGTATCAACCTTGATAACATCACCTTCGTTAATGAAAAGAGGTACCTGAACAACCAAGCCGGTTTCCATTGTTGCCGGTTTGGTGGCATTGGAAACACGATCACCCTGCACACCAGGATCAGTCTGGGCAACGCTCAAATTAACATTGGCAGGAAGGTCAACACCAATCAGTTCGCCATTGTAAAGCAGGACCTTAACTGTATCACCTTCCTTGATGAAACCGCCCTTTTCACCAACGGCATCACCAGGAACATTGACCTGC from Pseudodesulfovibrio profundus encodes the following:
- the efp gene encoding elongation factor P; this encodes MIATKEFRTGLKIEIDDKPFEIVEFQHFKPGKGGAMVRTKLRHMKTGQILDKTFRSGEKVKKPDMAVVDQQFIYKDGTDFVFMDLETYEQVNVPGDAVGEKGGFIKEGDTVKVLLYNGELIGVDLPANVNLSVAQTDPGVQGDRVSNATKPATMETGLVVQVPLFINEGDVIKVDTRSSEYLGRE